One Setaria viridis chromosome 3, Setaria_viridis_v4.0, whole genome shotgun sequence DNA window includes the following coding sequences:
- the LOC117849001 gene encoding putative F-box protein At3g51171, translating to MSGGGDIHALCDDALAEILVRLPSESVLRCRAVCKSWRRIATGRSFLAAHAARSPREMITLTQSWTLSAVPLSPGLDAADDGARRRYLCDLSRYHGDGKWAGWSTLVASLDGLLVLQQRPGLYVVCNPTTRQWTNLPVLAPQPCAAAFQCGFYHHRPSGEYRLLCHAEEHREPGSSDWKDYYYTLSAGSTLPRRLARAPADRPYKTDFYELPVAHRGTLYWLCLHPERRRTGKMLAFHTDSETFRLVSRPPTGYAPPVSALLELDGALCAVANRNWMLLDVWVLQDYEAGRWTLRHRVAAPPPKCSDGRGLLATWAISVDGSTILVGDGISGVIGLCDLEEKSMKEVQLHSTPTFVMFSESLVSHDFFQAPRCPELAPLKFPD from the coding sequence ATGTCAGGCGGCGGAGACATCCACGCTCTGTGCGACGACGCGCTCGCGGAGATCCTCGTCCGCCTCCCGTCGGAGTCCGTGCTGCGCTGCCGCGCCGTGTGCAAGAGCTGGCGCCGCATCGCCACCGGCCGCTCCTTCCTTGCGGCGCACGCCGCCCGCAGCCCGCGCGAGATGATCACCCTCACCCAGTCCTGGACGTTGAGCGCCGTCCCCCTCTCCCCCGGCCTCGACGCGGCGGACGACGGGGCGCGGCGCCGCTACCTCTGTGACCTGAGCCGGTACCACGGCGACGGCAAATGGGCGGGCTGGAGTACGCTGGTGGCCTCCCTCGACGGCCTGCTCGTGCTGCAACAGCGTCCGGGCCTCTACGTCGTGTGCAACCCGACCACGAGGCAGTGGACCAACCTGCCCGTGCTGGCTCCACAGCCGTGCGCCGCAGCCTTCCAGTGCGGCTTCTACCACCACCGCCCCTCCGGAGAGTACCGCCTCCTTTGCCATGCCGAAGAACACAGGGAGCCCGGCTCCTCGGACTGGAAAGACTACTACTACACCCTATCGGCTGGCTCCACCCTGCCCCGGCGGCTGGCGCGTGCTCCGGCGGACCGCCCATACAAAACGGATTTCTACGAGTTACCCGTTGCTCATCGCGGAACCCTCTACTGGCTCTGTCTGCACCCCGAACGCAGGCGCACAGGCAAGATGCTCGCGTTCCATACGGATTCCGAGACGTTCCGGCTGGTGTCGCGGCCACCCACGGGCTATGCGCCGCCGGTGTCGGCGCTGCTGGAGCTAGACGGGGCGCTCTGCGCCGTAGCTAACCGGAATTGGATGCTGCTGGACGTCTGGGTCTTGCAAGACTACGAGGCTGGGAGATGGACGCTGCGCCATCGAGTGGCGGCGCCACCACCGAAATGCTCAGATGGCCGTGGCCTTTTGGCGACCTGGGCGATCTCTGTTGACGGTAGCACCATCCTTGTAGGAGACGGCATCTCTGGTGTGATTGGATTGTGCGATCTCGAAGAGAAGAGTATGAAGGAAGTGCAGCTCCACTCAACTCCTACGTTCGTAATGTTCAGTGAGAGCCTCGTTTCACATGACTTCTTCCAAGCGCCTCGGTGCCCTGAGCTCGCGCCGCTCAAGTTTCCCGATTGA